TTCCGGCGGCGCCGACGCGGTTGTCGACGACGACCTGCTGGCCCCACAGCCGCGTCAGGCGCTCGCCGATGGTGCGGCCCACGATGTCCGGCGAGGAGCCGGCGTCGAACGGGATGACGTAGCGGACGGGTTTACCGGGATAGGTCTGGGCGAACGAACCGCCCGGGTGGATTGCGGCCGCAGCAGCCACTGCGCCGCACAATGCCTGCCATCGTCCCCGCATCACGCACCTCCCTGAAAGAGCGCCGCACGGTGTGAATGACCTGCGGGGACAGTGTAACCGACGGCGTCAGAGAAGGCTCGCCAACAACCGCAGCGATGCGGCGAGCAGGAACAATCCGAACGCGACTTCGAGCCCGCGTCGCGGCACAACGTGCGCCAGCCTCGCGCCGTATGACGCGGTGAAGCTCGCCACCGGCGCCATCAGCGCGAACCCGATCAGCGACACGAAGCCGAGCGAGAACGGGGGCAGGCTCGACTGGTGCGGCAGGCCGGCGGCGATGTAGCCGAGCGTGCCGGCGATCGCGATCGGCACCACGATGCCGGCGGAGGTCGCCACGGCCTGGTGTATCGACTTGCCGTACAGCGTGAGCACCATGGTGCACAGCGAGCCGCCGCTCACGCCGGTGAGCGAGGCCATCAGCCCGACCGCGAGCCCGTAGAGCCGCGCGAGCGGATGCGCCGGCAGCTCGTCGCCGAGCCGCCACGATTCGCGGCCGAACAAGAGCTTGCCGGCGATGATCGCGGCCATGACCGTGAACGCGATCTTGAAGACCGACGACGGCGCCACGGTCGCGATGACCGAGCCGACCGCAATGCCGACGACGACGCCCGGCGTCCATTGCCGCACGACGTGCTCGAGCACCGCGCCGCTCGCGCGATGCGCGCGATACGAGCGGATGTTGGTCGGCACCATGATCGCGAGCGAGGTGCCGATGCAAAGCTGCATGTGCACCGCGTCCGGAACCTCGAGCAGCCGGAACACCTCGTAGAGCACCGGCACGACCACCACACCGCCGCCGACTCCGAACAGGCCGGCGAGCAGTCCTGCGACGACGCCACCCGCGAGGATGGCGAGTGCGAGAACGAGCAGCTCGCCGGGTGAAACACCGATCAACTTACTCCACCGGCCACTTGAACACCCTGCTCGCCGTGCCGTGCATCATCTGCTGTATGTCGGCCGCCGGCAGGTACGCCGCGGCGTACTTGCGGATGATGTCGGCGTTCTCGGTATAGGTGCCGCGCGCCTTGCCCATCGTCTGGGTCTGGTCGGACGCCCACATCAGGCGCTCGGCGCCGTACGCCGCGTGCACGCGCTTGATCAGCGGGTGCAGGTCCTCGTATTCGGGCGGCGCGCTGCCCGACACCAGCGGCAGCGACGACACTTTCACGGTCACGTTGGGAAAGCGCGCGAGCGCTTCCATCGCCTTCACCTTGCTCTCGCGCGCCTCTCCCGGCACGGCCCACGCGAAGTGGTCGACGATGAATCTGAGGTTCGGATACTTCTGCAGCACCGGCTCCATCAGCGCGGGACCCGCGCGGGTCCACACGGCCACCGCCATGTCCTGGTCGATGCACGCTTTCCACACCGGCTCGAACGCGCCTTCGGCGAACAGCTTCTGGTGCTCGGCTTCGTTCATCGACAGGCGCAGGCTGCACACGCCGGGCTGCTCCAGCCAGCGCGGCAGCAGCTTGAATTGCTCGGGCAGCGAGGGCACGAACCACGCCATCACCCGAAAGCGCTTGGGATATTTGGCGGCGGCGGCCTGCGCGCACGCCGGGCTGCGATTGGGCGCGACGCCGGCCGGCGAGATGACCGCGCGGTCGATGCCGGCGTCGTCCATCAGCCCGAGCATGCGCTCGGCGGGCATGGGATCGGGCAGGTGGTTATTCCCTTTCGGGTCCCACGGATCCTCGGGCGTGTTCGCGTTCCAGATGTGAACCTGTGCGTCGGTGATCATGCGTTACTCCCCGCGGTTATTGGTGTCGCTTATGGTAGCAGTTGCTACTGAGCGACCTCCGCGGTAATTCCCGCCGCCTTGATCACCTTGCGCCAGCGCTCGGTCTCCGAGACGATCCGGTCGCGCAGCGCGTCCGGCGTTCCCGGCATCGGCTCGACGCCCAAGCGCATGCGGACGGCGCGGCGGGCCGCCTGAAGAACGGCCCGCAAGTGAGCAACCGCGTCGGCCACGTACAGGGCGGCGTGACGATGGGCCTCGGGCTGGCCACGGCGGAAGCGGCGTTGTCCGCCGATTGGATGACGAGCGCGGTGTCAGCCTGGTTGATGGCTCCCTGCGAAGGCGCCCTGATCGAGTCCAGATCCGACATCGTTCATCGTGGAAGGCTTACCAGCGTGGTGCGCACTGCAATCGTCGGCGGCAACGGCCGGCAGGCATAGTCACTGCGCGCGTATGTTGCGCTCGCGTATGACTTTCCCCCAGCGGGCGTTTTCGCTGCGCATGAACTGGCCGAAGCGTTCGAGCGTCATCGCTTCGTGCGCCCCACCCTCGCGTACCAGGCGTTCCTGAAACTCCGGTTGGGCGGCAATACGCCCGATATCGGTATGAAGGCGGACGACGATCTCCTTCGGCAGCGCGGGCGGCCCGAAGAAGGCGTACCAGTTCGACATGTCGTACCCGGGCACGCCGGATTCGGCGAGCGTCGGCAGATCGGGCCAGGCCTGTGTCCGATTCTTGGTCGATACCGCGAGGGCGCGTGCCCGTCCCGCTTTCGCTGCGCCCATCGTGGCGGGTACCGACCCGAACGAGAGATCGACGTCGCCGGTGGAAACCGCGAGGGCGGCCGGGCCCGCGCCTTTGAACGGGATGTGCGTCATGCGTGTGCCCGTGAGCGACATGAACAGCTCCGAGGCGAGGTGTGAGGCTGCGCCATTGCCGCCTGAACCGAAGTTGAGCTTCCCGGGCTGAGCTTTCGCGAGCGCGATCAAGTCGCGCGCCGATCGGACGGGAACCGAAGGATGCGTCACCAGCAGCATGCAGGTGTGCACGAGAAACGCCGCCGGCGCGAGATCGACGAGCGGGTCGTAGTTGAGCTTCAGCAGATGCGGATTGATCGCGATCTGTCCCGAGGTGGCGAATACGAGCGTGTACCCGTCCGGCGGCGCTTTGACGGTTTGATCCACCGCGAGCGAACCGGACACGCCGGGACGATGCTCGACGATGACCGGTTGTTTCCAGGTCTTCATCAGCTCTTGCGCCACCATGCGCGCGAAGAAATCGGTCGCTCCGCCCGGCGGCTGGCCGGAGAGGAAGCGTACCGGTTTGGACGGATACGATTGACCCAGTGCCGCGCTGCCGTGCGCAAGAAGCGCGCACAGGGGTAGCACGCTGACGACGCCGATGGGGCATTTCATTTCGCCTCCTCGAATGGGGGGACCGGGATTCGAAGTGCGGGCGTCTACCGGGTTGATCGGCTCCTGCACGCGTGAAACTAGCACGATACGCCCGGCGGCCGTATGCTGCGCGGAAACGCACGGGAGGTTCGCGATGAAGGCCGAACGCGTGCTGGAGCGACGCCCGCTGGTTCTCGACCAGCGCTCGCGCGAGCGCTACTTCGAGGACGGCTTCCTGGTCGTGCCCGGTTACGTCGGCACCGCCTGGCTGGCGCGGCTGCGTGCGGTGGTCGACGCCAAGATCGAGGAGTCGCGCGCCCTGTCGGCTTCCGACGATCAGTTCGATCTCGCGCCCGATCACAGCAAAGAGAAGCCGAACATCCGGCGCCTGCGCAAGGCGGTCGACCAGCATCCCGAGCTCTGGGCGTTCGCGCAGGATCCCGGCGTCGTCGATCTCGTGGCGGACCTGCTCGGCCCAGACCTGCGCTTCCACAGCTCCAAGCTCAACTTCAAGTGGTCCGACGGCGGCGACGCGGTGCAGTGGCACCAGGACATCCCGGCGTGGCCGCACACCAGCTTCAGCGTGCTCACCTTCGGCGTCTATCTCGACGACACCACCTCCGAGCAGGGGCCGCTCGTGGCGCTCCCCGGCACGCATCGCGGCCCGCTCTTCGAACAGTTCGACGACGACGGCCGCTGGACCGGCCAGCTTTCGGCGCGCGACGTCGCGGCGCTGAAGACCGATCGCGTGGCCGAAATGTGCGGGCCCGCCGGCACGGTGGTGCTGATCCACTGCCGCGTCGTGCACGCGTCGGCGGTCAACCATTCGCCGCGCCTGCGCCCGCTGCTCCTCAACGTGTATTCCTCGGCCGACACGCTGCCGATCACACCCGCGCCGTCGCCGACGAAGAAGACCGGCGTGCTGGTGCGCGGGCAGGAGCCGCTGCACGTTCATTGGGAGCCTTACGAAGCCCGATTGCCGCCGCGCTGGGACCAGGTCGGCTATCGCTCGATCTTCGCCGCGCAGAGCGTCCCGCAAACAGCGGAAGTGAGCTGAACGTGATCAGGGCGCCCGCCGCGTTGTTCTGTCTGCTCGTCGCCGGCGCCGCCATGGCGCAGACGCCGTATCCGGTGAAGCCCGTTCGCGTGCTGCCGCCGTTCGCGAGCGGCAGCGGCTTGATCGCCGGCGAGGCGGCGCCGCAGCACGCCGCGATGAAACGCGTCGGCGATAGCGTCGGCCAGGCCCTTGAACATCTCGCCCGATTGAACGTACGGGTCATTGCGAGGAGCCGCGCACGCGGCGACGAAGCAATCTCGGGGCGCTCGGCCTAACCCGTGCGCCACGGGATCGCCACGGCTCGCTTCGCGAGCCTCGCGATGACACGTCGTTTGGCGACGGCCGTCAAAGACTCAGGCCGCCGTCGAGCACGATCGTCTGGCCGGTCATGTAGTCGGACGCGCCCGACGCGAGATAGAGCGCGAGCAATCCCACTTCGCGCAGTTCGCCGTGACGCTTCAGCGGCACGGTGCGCTTCGCGCGCTCGGCACTTTCCTGCGCGCGCTTTTCGCCCGAGGTCACCGGGTCCGGGAAGAGTCCCGGCGCGATCGCGTTGACCTGCACGCCGTACGGCGCCCATTCGAGCGCCTGCGCCCGTGTGAAACCGACCAGCGCGGTCTTCGCGGCGGTGTAGAGGACGAGCTCGCCGCCGCCTTTGCTCGCGGTCCACGAGGAGATGCTGATCACCTTGCCGCTGCGCCGCTCGAGCATGTGCTTTCCCACTTCGCGCGTGCAGAGTATCGCTTCGGTGAGGTTGATATCGATGACGAACTTCAGCTCGTCGTCCGAAGCCGCCTGCGATTCGCTCTTGTCGGGCAGCGTCACCAGCGGCTTGCGGATCGAATCGCCGAGCGCGTTCACCAGCACGTCGATGCGGCCGAACTTCGCCAGAACCGCGTCGACCGCGGCACGCACGGTGTCGGGCTTCGTCACGTCGGCCACGATCGGCTCGACCCGCCGGCCCGACGATCGGGCGATCTCGGCGGTGAGCGGCTCGACGTATTTCGGCGTGAGCGCGTTCAGCGCGATATCGGCGCCGGCGTGCGCGAGCACCTGCGCGATGCCTTTCCCGATGCCCCGGCCCGCGCCGGTGATCAAAACCACTTTTCCGGTGACGTCGTACTCGGCAGGCAGCATGGCGGAAGCTCCGTGTCGGGATTCGTTGTGCGGTCTCACCACGGCGGCCGGTTGTAGTACGTCGTATAGCAGTCGCCGTCGAGGCAGATCATCGGGTCGCGCCTGTTCTTGGGGTTGTTGCGCTTCTCGAGCGTATAGCTGTTCGTCTGGCCGCTGCGCGACTGGGCGGTGATGCGGTTGCCGGCGACGCTCCAGCGGCCGGAGTCGGCGGACTGAGAGCTGGTGCCGCCCCACATGCCCGGCGCGTTCGCGCTCATGCTGCCCTGGCTCTGGTAGGTGTAGGTGCCGTCGGCGCGCAGGTCGATGCACGTCATGCGCGAGGAGCCGCCGCCCGAGTTGGCGGTGAAGTTGCTGCCCTTGCACCAGCGCCCGACGAGATCCTGGCCACCGCCGCCGGACGAGCCCTGGGCGGAAGCCTGAGGTGTCGCCTTGGCCATTTTGGCCGCCGCCTCGGCCGCCGCGGTGCCGCGCGTCATCGTCACGATGCCCGGGAGGTCGCCGCCCGAGACCGTCAGGCTGTCGGGCCTGGCATCGAACGAATAGCTGACGACATCGGCGCCCTGCTGCTGGACGAGCAGCAGCCTCATCAGGGTCTGCCACTTCATGGGCTTGCCGTTGACCGTGCCGGTGCCGTTGGGCTCGAAGGTGACGGTCAGCGGCTGGCCGTCGACCGCGGCGGACCAGGTGCCATGGAGCGCGGGGTTGGCGAAGGCCGGCGCTGCGAGCACGAGACCGAGGACGATCACGGCGAGGAATCTCATCTTTTTCTCCCGTCACGACTTATCGTAAGGTTACATGGCGCAACCGGCGGAGGTGAACCCACATGAAATACGGCGTCGCGATCTTCTTCACCGACTATTCGATCTCGCCCGTCGACATGGGCACGGCGCTCGAGGCGCGCGGCTTCGAAAGCCTGTGGGCGCCGGAGCACAGCCACATTCCGTTGACCCGCAAGTCGGCATATCCCAAAGGCGGCGAGCTGCCGAAGGAGTACTACGACGTCATGGATCCTTTCGTGACGCTGGCCGCAGCCGCGACGGCGACGAAGACGCTCAAGGTGGGGACGGGCATCTGCCTCGTCGTGCAGCGCGATCCCATCCAGACCGCGAAGTCGGTGGCGAGCCTCGACCGGATCTCCGACGGCCGTTTTCTCTTCGGCATCGGCGCCGGCTGGAACGAAGACGAGATGGCCAACCACGGCACGACCGATTTCAAAGGCCGCTTCAAGCTGATGGAAGAGCGCGTCCAGGCGATGCGCGAGATCTGGAGCAAAACCAAGCCCGAGTTCGACGGCGCGCACGTGAAGTTCGGACCGATGATGACGTGGCCCAAGCCGGTGCAGAAGCCGCTGCCGGTCCTCGTCGGCGGCGAGTGGCCGCACGGCGCGCGGCGCGCCCTCGCGTTCGGCGATGCGTGGATGCCGCACGCGCTGCGTCCCGCGTACGGCGAGAACGACGTCCTCATGCATTTGCCCGCGTTTCGCGAGATGGCGAAAGCCGCAGGTCGCGAGTCGATTCCGATCACCGCGTTCAATCCGCCGGCGAAGCCCGATACGTTGCAACGCTATCGCGACGCCGGCATCGAGCGCGTCGTCTTCTCGATCGCCGCGGAGGACAAGGACAAGACGCTCGCGACGCTGGATCGATTGGCGGGCGCGATGAAGCAGACCGGCTGATTCGTCATTCCGGACCCGCCGCCAGGCGGAGGTGATCCGGAATCCATCCTGACGTTCGCCGCTAAGGAGAAAACATCCCATGGCCACCGCCTCCCACGACGACAGCCCCACCGCCGCGCGCGTGCGCGACCCGGGGATCCGCGCACTCTACAAACAAGAGAACCGCTGGCAATCGTGGCTCGACGTCGAAGCGGCGCTCGCGCGCGCGCAAGCCGAGCTCGGCATCATCCCCAAGGAAGCCGCAGCAGCGATCACGCGCAGCGCGAAGTTCGAGCTCATGGACCGCGCGCGCGTCATGGAAGGCTTCGCGCGCACCGGTCATACCATCGTCCCGCTCGTCTGGGAGCTGTCGCGCGTGGTCGGCGAGCCGCACGGCGGCTGGGTGCACTGGAGCGCGACGACGCAGAACATCACGCAGACCGGCGATCTCGTCGTGCTGCGGCAGGCGCACGCGATCTTCCTGCGCCTCATCGGCGAGACGCTCGCCTCGATGGCGGATCTTGCCGAGCGCGGCGCGGAGATGGCGATGCCGGGTCGCACGCACGGCCAGCACGCAGTGCCGGCGACGTTCGGCTTCAAGGTCGCGGGCTGGATCGACGAGCTGCTGCGCCACGTCGAGCGCATGCGGCAGGCCGCGCCGCGCATCTTCGTCGCGATGCTCGGCGGCGGCGCGGGAACGTATGCGTCGTTCGGCGAAGACGGGCAGAAGGTGGCGGCGGGCATGGCGAAGCAGCTCGGGATGCAGCCGATGGCGGTGCCTTCGCGCGTGATCTACGACCACATCGCCGAGAACGTCTGCCTCCTCGGCCTGCTCGCCGCGACGTGCGGCAAGATCGGGCGCGAGATCTACACGCTCATGAAGACCGAGTACGGCGAAGTCGAGGAGCCCGTGCCGCCCGGCACCGTCGGCAGCTCGACGATGCCGCAGAAGCGCAATCCCAAGCTGTGCCAGGACGTCATTGCGGCCGCGGCCGAGATCCGCTCGATCGTGCCGCTCGCGCTCGAAGGCATGCAGGCCGAGCACGAGGCCGACCGCACCAGCAGCGTGATCATGAAATCGGCGGAGTCGCGCGCGTGCATCGCAACCGGCGACATGCTCGTGCGGCTCGCGGAGATCGTGAAGGGCCTCACGCTCCATCCCGAGCGCATGCGCGCCAACCTGGAGCTCTCCGGCGGTCTCATCATGGCCGAAGCGGTGATGCTCACGCTCGGCAAGAGGATCGGGCGGCAGCACGCGCACGACGCGTCTACGACGCCGCGCAAGCCGCGTTCGTCGAAGGCAAGTCGTTCTCCGCAACGCTCGCAGCGGACAAGCGCGTGACCGATCACCTGTCGCGCGCCGAGATCGACGCGCTCATCGATCCCGAAGCGTATACCGGTCTCTGTGACACGATGGCGCGCGATGCCGCCGCGAGAGCGAGGTCGGCGGCAAGAGAGATTGTGACGCGCTAGCGATTCCGCGGGCCGCGCTCAGTTGCCCAGCTTGAACGTCATCGGCACGAGAACCCACGCACCGACCGGTGTATCGCCGCGGCGCGCCGGCGTGAATTTCCAGCGGCGCACCGTGTCCTGCGCGGTGGTGTCGAGACGGGTGAAACCGCTGGAGGTGCGCACCTGCACTTGCTCGGGCAACCCATTCTCGTTCACGAACACGCGCAGGATGACTCGGCCCTCCTCGCCCATCTGACGGGACACCAGCGGATATTCCGGCCCCGGATTGTTCAGATAGGCCGCGTTGAAGCTGGGCGGAATCACAGGGGCCGGTGGAGCGGGCGGCGGGGCGACGGCGACCGGGGCCACCGGCGCCTCGATCGGCGGCAGCGGCACGGGCACTGGCAGTGGCGGCGGCGCGGTAAAGGTCGTCGGCGGTGCTTCGGGCTGCGCCGCGATGATCGGCGGCTGCGGCGCGGGCGTCGGCTTGTGCCGCACCTGGGGCCTGGGCGGCGGAGGCGGCGGCTTCGGCGGCGGCTCCACTTTCTTCGGCGGCGTGATCAGCGTGGTCATGATCGGCGCTGCCGCGATGATCGCGGTACGCACCGACGCGAATTGCAGCAGCGCTGCGACGAGCGCGATATGCAGCGCGACGACGATCGCTATGCTGGCCCATTTCGACGAACGTCCGGCAGTGCGCCAGTCGGTGGGGAAACGCGCGCGGGACACCGCAGCCATGGCTCCGCGTGAATCCGGACTACAGCGGAAGCGACGTCGTGGTTACCGGTTGCATCCGGGCTTTCCTTCCTGGCCGACGGGCGTCTTCTCCGACTGGTGATAGACCGCCGTGCCGCGCTGGTGATTGTCGGACGCGCTGGTCGGGTCGTTCAGGCTGGGTATGACCGGAATGCCTTCGGGAGCGTTCCGCGCCAGGAAGTAGCCGCCTACTTCGCTGCCCGTCGTCCCGCTCGGCGTCACGACTTCCACGCAGCCGAGCGGACGCTCCGCGTAGATGCCGTCCTGCGGGTGCTGCCGGTCCACGGCCTGGCCACGCACGCTGACCTCCGGCATCAGGACCTCTTCCTGCGGCGTGCCTCGGGTCGCGGCGAGCGCTGACGTCATCCCGATGGCGATCGTCGCTCCGGCAACGAGCGCAATGCGCTTCATCGGGGTTCGGGATCGGACCTGCAGACTCATAGGCCGCATCCGGGTTTTCCTTCTCGACCGGGAGGCGTCGCGGGATGTTGTTCGTACGCGCGCCTTCTCCCGAAATCCGACGCGCTCGACGGGTTGTTC
This genomic window from Burkholderiales bacterium contains:
- a CDS encoding sulfite exporter TauE/SafE family protein, with translation MIGVSPGELLVLALAILAGGVVAGLLAGLFGVGGGVVVVPVLYEVFRLLEVPDAVHMQLCIGTSLAIMVPTNIRSYRAHRASGAVLEHVVRQWTPGVVVGIAVGSVIATVAPSSVFKIAFTVMAAIIAGKLLFGRESWRLGDELPAHPLARLYGLAVGLMASLTGVSGGSLCTMVLTLYGKSIHQAVATSAGIVVPIAIAGTLGYIAAGLPHQSSLPPFSLGFVSLIGFALMAPVASFTASYGARLAHVVPRRGLEVAFGLFLLAASLRLLASLL
- a CDS encoding amidohydrolase family protein, with product MITDAQVHIWNANTPEDPWDPKGNNHLPDPMPAERMLGLMDDAGIDRAVISPAGVAPNRSPACAQAAAAKYPKRFRVMAWFVPSLPEQFKLLPRWLEQPGVCSLRLSMNEAEHQKLFAEGAFEPVWKACIDQDMAVAVWTRAGPALMEPVLQKYPNLRFIVDHFAWAVPGEARESKVKAMEALARFPNVTVKVSSLPLVSGSAPPEYEDLHPLIKRVHAAYGAERLMWASDQTQTMGKARGTYTENADIIRKYAAAYLPAADIQQMMHGTASRVFKWPVE
- a CDS encoding tripartite tricarboxylate transporter substrate binding protein, with the protein product MKCPIGVVSVLPLCALLAHGSAALGQSYPSKPVRFLSGQPPGGATDFFARMVAQELMKTWKQPVIVEHRPGVSGSLAVDQTVKAPPDGYTLVFATSGQIAINPHLLKLNYDPLVDLAPAAFLVHTCMLLVTHPSVPVRSARDLIALAKAQPGKLNFGSGGNGAASHLASELFMSLTGTRMTHIPFKGAGPAALAVSTGDVDLSFGSVPATMGAAKAGRARALAVSTKNRTQAWPDLPTLAESGVPGYDMSNWYAFFGPPALPKEIVVRLHTDIGRIAAQPEFQERLVREGGAHEAMTLERFGQFMRSENARWGKVIRERNIRAQ
- a CDS encoding phytanoyl-CoA dioxygenase family protein; the protein is MKAERVLERRPLVLDQRSRERYFEDGFLVVPGYVGTAWLARLRAVVDAKIEESRALSASDDQFDLAPDHSKEKPNIRRLRKAVDQHPELWAFAQDPGVVDLVADLLGPDLRFHSSKLNFKWSDGGDAVQWHQDIPAWPHTSFSVLTFGVYLDDTTSEQGPLVALPGTHRGPLFEQFDDDGRWTGQLSARDVAALKTDRVAEMCGPAGTVVLIHCRVVHASAVNHSPRLRPLLLNVYSSADTLPITPAPSPTKKTGVLVRGQEPLHVHWEPYEARLPPRWDQVGYRSIFAAQSVPQTAEVS
- a CDS encoding SDR family oxidoreductase — its product is MLPAEYDVTGKVVLITGAGRGIGKGIAQVLAHAGADIALNALTPKYVEPLTAEIARSSGRRVEPIVADVTKPDTVRAAVDAVLAKFGRIDVLVNALGDSIRKPLVTLPDKSESQAASDDELKFVIDINLTEAILCTREVGKHMLERRSGKVISISSWTASKGGGELVLYTAAKTALVGFTRAQALEWAPYGVQVNAIAPGLFPDPVTSGEKRAQESAERAKRTVPLKRHGELREVGLLALYLASGASDYMTGQTIVLDGGLSL
- a CDS encoding LLM class F420-dependent oxidoreductase; the encoded protein is MKYGVAIFFTDYSISPVDMGTALEARGFESLWAPEHSHIPLTRKSAYPKGGELPKEYYDVMDPFVTLAAAATATKTLKVGTGICLVVQRDPIQTAKSVASLDRISDGRFLFGIGAGWNEDEMANHGTTDFKGRFKLMEERVQAMREIWSKTKPEFDGAHVKFGPMMTWPKPVQKPLPVLVGGEWPHGARRALAFGDAWMPHALRPAYGENDVLMHLPAFREMAKAAGRESIPITAFNPPAKPDTLQRYRDAGIERVVFSIAAEDKDKTLATLDRLAGAMKQTG
- a CDS encoding TonB family protein; this translates as MAAVSRARFPTDWRTAGRSSKWASIAIVVALHIALVAALLQFASVRTAIIAAAPIMTTLITPPKKVEPPPKPPPPPPRPQVRHKPTPAPQPPIIAAQPEAPPTTFTAPPPLPVPVPLPPIEAPVAPVAVAPPPAPPAPVIPPSFNAAYLNNPGPEYPLVSRQMGEEGRVILRVFVNENGLPEQVQVRTSSGFTRLDTTAQDTVRRWKFTPARRGDTPVGAWVLVPMTFKLGN